The window CGATGTCGCTGGAATCGTTGCCTTCGCCCGCACCGCTTCCGCCTTCATTGTCCTCGCCCGGATAGACCACGTGGACATAGGTGTAGACAGTACCGTCCGGCGCAGTCTTGGGATCGCACGGGTCCATGCCGGCGGGGCAGGCGACGAAGCTGCGGATATCGGCGAAGTTGCCTTCCGCGTTGGACAGCGTGCCCATGACTTCAGGACCCTGCGGGCCGACGATCTTCGCGCCCAGTTTCAGATCGGCAAAGGCGCCAGCTTCCAGCGCCTGATGCGCGGCCATCTGCTCGCTGGCGGTTTCCGGAGTATCGAGATCCGCCACGTCTTCATCCGCAGGCTCTCCGCCGCAGGCCGCCAGCAGGGCGAGGGCGGGAAGGGCGGCTGCAAGCTTGATACGGCGCATGGAAAACTCCTTGAAACAGGTCATTAGCCTCGCACTACCCGCCAAAGCTTGCAACCGTCCTGCCGGTTATCGTTAAGCGAACCGCCGGATTTGGCAGGAGTTCAACCGAAGCTGGCCTTCACCAGACCGCTTGCTTTGCTCATGTCGAGCTGCGCGCCATGGCGGGATTTCAGCTCCGCCATGACCTTGCCCATGTCCTTGATACTGTCCGCACCGATATCGGCTTTCACGGCAGCGATGGCGGCGGCGGTTTCCGCCTCGTCCATACGTGTCGGCAGATAGGTCTCGATCACGCCCAGTTCGTAACGTTCCTTGTCCGCCAGTTCGGTGCGCCCGCCGTCGTCATACATGGTGATCGATTCGCGGCGCTGTTTCGCCATCTTGGTCAGCACGTCCACCACCAGCTCGTCGTCCGGCGTATCTTTGGCAGAGGTTCGCAGTTCGATATCGCGATCCTTGATCTTGGCCTGCACCAGCCGGAGCGCGGCGGTGCGTTCCTTGTCCTTCGCCTTCATGGCGGTGATGGTATCGGCTTTGATGGTATCGCGCAGCATTGGGAAACGTCCTGTGGATTGACGAAGAATAAGGTTGGCAAAGCCTATGCGCGCCATTGACGATGGAGGGCAAGGGGCGTAGCCGCCATGCCTTAGCGACATTGCTGGAAAACCCCTTACCCGGAGCGCCCCTGATGGCCGACCCCGTCTCTAATCTTGCGCAGCCCGAAGGCGCGACGGGATGTCTCGTTCTGGCCGATAGTACGGTGATCTGGGGCGTCGGTTTCGGCGCAGAGGGCGATGCGGTTGGCGAAGTATGCTTCAACACCGCGATGACCGGCTATCAGGAGGTGTTGACGGATCCCAGCTATGCCGCGCAGATCGTCACCTTCACTTTTCCGCATATCGGCAATGTCGGTGCGAATGACGAGGATGTGGAAGGCAAGGTGGACGCCGCCATCGGCTGCATCGTGCGCGAACCCGTCACCCCGCACAGCAATTTTCGCGCCGAGCACGAATTTGCCGAATGGCTGGCCGGGCAGGGCAAGATCGGCCTGTCGGGCGTGGACACCCGCGCGCTGACCCGCCGCATCCGCACCGGCGGCGCACCCAATGCCGTCATCGCGCATTCGGCGGACGGCGTGTTCGACATTCCATCACTGCTGAAGCGGGCGCAGGAATGGCCCGGGCTGGAGGGGATGGATCTGGCCCAGCGCGTCAGCCGTTCGA of the Alteripontixanthobacter maritimus genome contains:
- a CDS encoding GatB/YqeY domain-containing protein, which gives rise to MLRDTIKADTITAMKAKDKERTAALRLVQAKIKDRDIELRTSAKDTPDDELVVDVLTKMAKQRRESITMYDDGGRTELADKERYELGVIETYLPTRMDEAETAAAIAAVKADIGADSIKDMGKVMAELKSRHGAQLDMSKASGLVKASFG